One window of Triplophysa rosa linkage group LG8, Trosa_1v2, whole genome shotgun sequence genomic DNA carries:
- the pik3r4 gene encoding phosphoinositide 3-kinase regulatory subunit 4 isoform X2: MGNQLAGIAPSQILSVDSYFSDIHDYEYDKSLGSTRFFKVARAKHREGLVVVKVFAIQDPSLPLTSYKQELEELKIRLHSCQNCLPFQKATLTEKAAILFRQYVRDNLYDRISTRPFLNNVEKKWIAFQILNAVDQAHKSGVRHGDIKTENVMVTSWNWVLLTDFASFKPTYLPEDNPADFNYFFDTSRRRTCYIAPERFVDGSMFATESDQTTPLVDLSSNSQRTRGELKQPMDIFSAGCVIAELFTEGVPLFDLSQLLAYRNGHFQTEQVLMKIEDRSIRELVVQMVQREPEKRLTAEEYLKHQRGKAFPEIFYTFLQPYMAQFAKEAFQSADERVLVIRKNLENILNNLCGHAGKSEKQEKASEELSSSKEQGLVVLVSVITSCLQTLRFCDSKLAALELILHLAGRLNVAILLDRITPYLLHFCNDSMPRVRAEAVRTLTKVLALVKEVPRNDVNIYPEYILPGIAHLAQDEATIVRLAYAENIAHLAETALRFLELVQENNLSSEQDLNGEDTEETLHPNENYDSELQALHEMVQQKVVTLLSDPENIVKQTLMENGITRLCVFFGRQKANDVLLSHMITFLNDKNDWHLRGAFFDSIVGVAAYVGWQSSSILKPLLQQGLSDVEEFVIYKALNALTCMCQLGLLQKPHIYEFVSDIAPFSCHPNLWIRYGAVGFITVVAQHLNIADVYCKLMPHLSPFITQPIIQIDKEIVLLSVLKEPVSRSIFDYALRSKDIGSLFRHLLLRQKKRNGSIPECPIPEDPAIAQLLKKLLSQGMTEAEEDKLLALKDFMLKSNKAKANIIDQSHLNEGVHSGIIDLGTLGITGRQVDLIKPKQESEDKRARKHTKQDSNLNEEWKSMFGSLDPPSSTPTPPTVPNVLVPSSGGEPNGTLAGECLLSESSSQTLILPHVSFSAQVPESGAVQPRKATALPTIQVVQSVTGTSTYQRRITTCKAELQQLVQQKREQCNAERMAKQMMESAEWESRPPLPGWHPKGLLVAHLHEHKAAVNRIRVSDEHSIFATCSNDGTVKIWDSQKMEGKTTTTRSVLTYSRIGGFVKTLTFCQGSHYLAVASDNGSIQLLAVEANKPPKSPKVQSCQTRFLDLKDEGCVVDVHHFNSGAQTVLAYATVNGFLVGWDLRSNSNAWTLRHDLRLGLITSFAVDMHQCWLCVGTSNGTMACWDMRFQLPISSHSHPARARIRRLLMHPLYQSSVIAAVQGNNEVSMWDMETGDRKFTLWASSTPPLSEMQPSPHSVNGIYCSPADGNPLLLTAGSDMRIRFWDLAYPERSYIVAGGANDSLHCPSVFYNRKIIEGTEVVQEIHSKQKSGSTEDAPRRGPESLPVGHHDIITDIATFQTTQGFIVTSSRDGIVKVWK; encoded by the exons ATGGGGAATCAGCTAGCAGGAATCGCTCCATCACAAATACTCTCAGTGGACAGTTACTTCTCCGACATCCATGATTATGAGTATGACAAAAGCCTGGGCAGTACACGGTTCTTCAAAGTGGCCCGAGCCAAACATAGAGAGGGTTTGGTGGTGGTTAAGGTCTTTGCGATCCAGGACCCCTCCCTGCCCCTGACCAGCTACAAGCAGGAGCTGGAGGAGCTGAAAATCCGACTGCACTCTTGTCAAAACTGTCTTCCTTTTCAAAAAGCCACGCTCACTGAAAAAGCAGCCATTCTATTTCGCCAGTACGTACGTGATAACTTGTACGACCGCATCAGTACGCGTCCATTCCTCAACAACGTGGAGAAGAAGTGGATCGCCTTCCAGATCCTCAATGCTGTGGATCAGGCCCATAAATCCGGTGTGCGTCACGGCGACATTAAAACCGAGAACGTGATGGTGACAAGCTGGAACTGGGTGCTGCTTACGGACTTTGCTAGTTTTAAACCCACGTACTTGCCCGAGGACAACCCTGCAGATTTCAACTACTTCTTCGACACGTCCAGGAGGAGGACGTGCTACATCGCTCCGGAAAGATTTGTGGATGGCAGCATGTTTGCTACAGAAAGTGACCAGACAACTCCGCTCGTGGATCTCTCCAGCAATAGCCAGAGGACCAGAGGAGAGCTCAAGCAGCCCATGGACATCTTCTCAGCTG gaTGTGTGATCGCAGAGCTGTTCACAGAAGGCGTTCCACTCTTCGATCTCTCACAGTTGCTGGCTTACCGTAACGGACATTTCCAAACCGAACAAGTGCTGATGAAAATTGAGGATCGAAGTATAAGAGAGCTG GTGGTGCAAATGGTACAGCGAGAACCAGAAAAACGTCTGACGGCCGAAGAATACCTGAAACATCAGCGAGGCAAAGCTTTCCCAGAAATCTTTTACACCTTCCTCCAACCCTACATGGCCCAGTTTGCCAAGGAGGCCTTCCAGTCCGCTGACGAAAGGGTGCTGGTGATCCGTAAGAACCTGGAGAACATTCTGAACAACCTGTGCGGGCACGCTGGAAAATCCGAAAAGCAGGAGAAGGCATCTGAGGAGCTTAGTTCTTCCAAGGAGCAGGGTCTGGTGGTGCTGGTGTCGGTGATCACTTCCTGTCTCCAGACGCTGCGCTTTTGCGATTCCAAGCTGGCGGCACTGGAGCTGATACTGCATCTGGCAGGTCGGCTGAATGTGGCGATACTGCTGGACAGAATCACGCCGTACCTGCTGCACTTCTGCAACGACTCCATGCCCCGCGTCAGGGCTGAAGCCGTGCGCACGCTGACCAAGGTGCTCGCGCTGGTCAAGGAGGTTCCTCGGAACGACGTTAATATCTACCCGGAATACATCTTGCCTGGGATCGCACACTTGGCCCAAGATGAAGCCACGATTGTCAGACTTGCTTATGCAG AAAACATAGCTCACTTAGCTGAGACAGCTCTGCGTTTTCTGGAGCTGGTGCAAGAGAACAACTTGAGCTCCGAACAAGACTTAAATGGAGAAGACACAGAAGAAACTCTTCACCCTAATGAAAACTACGATTCAG AGTTGCAGGCACTACATGAGATGGTTCAGCAGAAGGTTGTGACTTTACTGAGCGATCCAGAGAACATCGTCAAACAGACGCTGATGGAGAACGGCATCACGCGCCTCTGCGTGTTCTTCGGCCGGCAGAAGGCCAACGACGTGCTCCTCTCCCACATGATCACCTTCCTCAACGACAAAAATGACTGGCACCTCCGTGGGGCTTTCTTCGACAGCATAGTGG GTGTAGCCGCATATGTGGGCTGGCAGAGTTCCTCCATCCTGAAGCCTCTTCTGCAGCAGGGCCTGAGTGATGTTGAGGAGTTTGTCATTTATAAAGCTCTCAACGCTCTTACTTGCATGTGTCAACTGGGATTGCTGCAGAAACCTCACATCTACGAGTTTGTCAGTGATATCG CTCCTTTCTCGTGTCACCCCAATCTGTGGATCCGCTATGGAGCTGTGGGTTTCATCACTGTGGTCGCTCAGCATCTAAACATCGCTGACGTCTACTGCAAACTCATGCCCCATCTCAGTCCCTTCATCACCCAGCCTATTATACAG ATTGATAAAGAGATCGTGCTGCTCAGCGTGCTGAAAGAGCCAGTGAGTCGTTCCATCTTCGACTACGCACTGCGTTCCAAAGACATCGGCAGCCTCTTCCGACACCTGCTGCTCCGGCAAAAAAAACGCAACGGCTCCATCCCAGAATGCCCCATTCCAGAGGACCCTGCGATCGCTCAGCTACTTAAGAAACTTCTCTCACAG GGAATGACAGAAGCTGAGGAGGACAAGCTGTTGGCTCTCAAAGATTTCATGCTCAAGTCCAACAAGGCCAAAGCCAACATCATAGACCAGAGTCACCTGAATGAGGGTGTTCACAGCGGCATTATTGATCTCGGAACGCTGGGCATCACCGGTCGACAGGTGGACCTTATCAAACCCAAGCAGGAGTCAGAAGACAAAAGAG CTCGCAAACATACGAAACAGGATTCTAACTTGAACGAAGAATGGAAGAGCATGTTTGGTTCTCTGGACCCGCCCAGCTCCACCCCGACTCCTCCGACGGTACCTAATGTTCTAGTTCCGAGCAGTGGTGGGGAACCCAACGGAACTCTGGCTGGAGAGTGCCTGCTATCTGAGAGTTCCTCACAGACTCTTATCCTCCCTCATGTTTCATTCTCAGCCCAG GTGCCCGAGAGCGGAGCCGTGCAGCCCAGAAAAGCCACAGCACTCCCCACTATTCAGGTGGTGCAGTCCGTAACCGGAACGTCGACGTATCAACGGCGCATCACCACATGCAAGGCAGAGCTGCAGCAGCTAGTGCAGCAAAAGAGAGAGCAATGCAACGCCGAGCGCATGGCCAAACAGATGATGGAAAGTGCAGAGTGGGAAAGCAGACCTCCGTTGCCAG GGTGGCATCCAAAAGGTCTACTAGTGGCCCATCTTCACGAGCACAAAGCCGCTGTGAACCGAATCAGAGTCTCAGACGAACACTCCATTTTTGCTACATGCTCAAATGATGGAACTGTTAAAATCTGGGACAGCCAGAAAATGGAGGGCAAGACGACCACCACAAG GTCTGTGCTGACTTATTCTCGGATTGGAGGCTTTGTGAAAACGTTGACCTTTTGCCAGGGGTCACATTACCTGGCTGTGGCATCAGACAATGGTTCCATCCAGCTTCTCGCAGTTGAGGCAAACAAGCCCCCCAAATCGCCCAAAGTCCAGTCCTGTCAGACCAG GTTTTTGGATCTGAAGGATGAGGGCTGTGTGGTGGACGTTCACCACTTTAACTCCGGGGCGCAGACGGTGCTGGCCTACGCCACCGTGAATGGTTTCTTGGTGGGTTGGGACCTCCGCAGCAACAGCAATGCCTGGACCCTCCGTCACGACCTGCGTCTGGGACTCATAACGTCCTTCGCTGTTGACATGCACCAGTGTTGGTTGTGTGTGG GCACAAGCAATGGCACTATGGCATGCTGGGATATGCGCTTTCAGCTACCGATTTCCAGCCACTCCCATCCAGCCCGAGCTCGAATCAGACGCCTGCTCATGCATCCACTCTATCAGTCTTCCGTCATCGCAG CTGTGCAAGGTAACAATGAGGTGTCCATGTGGGACATGGAGACAGGAGACAGGAAGTTTACGCTGTGGGCCAGCTCCACCCCACCGCTTTCAGAGATGCAG CCATCTCCTCACAGTGTGAATGGGATATACTGCAGTCCTGCAGATGGAAACCCTCTGTTACTGACAGCTGGATCTGACATGAGAATCAG GTTTTGGGATCTGGCCTACCCGGAGAGGTCGTACATTGTCGCCGGTGGTGCGAATGACTCTCTTCATTGTCCTTCTGTGTTTTACAACCGCAAGATCATCGAGGGGACAGAAGTAGTACAG GAAATTCACAGCAAGCAGAAGAGCGGATCCACCGAAGACGCACCTCGCCGCGGCCCTGAGTCCCTCCCCGTGGGCcatcatgacatcatcactgacATCGCTACTTTCCAGACCACCCAGGGCTTCATAGTCACGTCCTCTAGAGATGGTAttgtcaaagtctggaaatga
- the pik3r4 gene encoding phosphoinositide 3-kinase regulatory subunit 4 isoform X4: MGNQLAGIAPSQILSVDSYFSDIHDYEYDKSLGSTRFFKVARAKHREGLVVVKVFAIQDPSLPLTSYKQELEELKIRLHSCQNCLPFQKATLTEKAAILFRQYVRDNLYDRISTRPFLNNVEKKWIAFQILNAVDQAHKSGVRHGDIKTENVMVTSWNWVLLTDFASFKPTYLPEDNPADFNYFFDTSRRRTCYIAPERFVDGSMFATESDQTTPLVDLSSNSQRTRGELKQPMDIFSAGCVIAELFTEGVPLFDLSQLLAYRNGHFQTEQVLMKIEDRSIRELVVQMVQREPEKRLTAEEYLKHQRGKAFPEIFYTFLQPYMAQFAKEAFQSADERVLVIRKNLENILNNLCGHAGKSEKQEKASEELSSSKEQGLVVLVSVITSCLQTLRFCDSKLAALELILHLAGRLNVAILLDRITPYLLHFCNDSMPRVRAEAVRTLTKVLALVKEVPRNDVNIYPEYILPGIAHLAQDEATIVRLAYAENIAHLAETALRFLELVQENNLSSEQDLNGEDTEETLHPNENYDSELQALHEMVQQKVVTLLSDPENIVKQTLMENGITRLCVFFGRQKANDVLLSHMITFLNDKNDWHLRGAFFDSIVGVAAYVGWQSSSILKPLLQQGLSDVEEFVIYKALNALTCMCQLGLLQKPHIYEFVSDIAPFSCHPNLWIRYGAVGFITVVAQHLNIADVYCKLMPHLSPFITQPIIQIDKEIVLLSVLKEPVSRSIFDYALRSKDIGSLFRHLLLRQKKRNGSIPECPIPEDPAIAQLLKKLLSQGMTEAEEDKLLALKDFMLKSNKAKANIIDQSHLNEGVHSGIIDLGTLGITGRQVDLIKPKQESEDKRARKHTKQDSNLNEEWKSMFGSLDPPSSTPTPPTVPESGAVQPRKATALPTIQVVQSVTGTSTYQRRITTCKAELQQLVQQKREQCNAERMAKQMMESAEWESRPPLPGWHPKGLLVAHLHEHKAAVNRIRVSDEHSIFATCSNDGTVKIWDSQKMEGKTTTTRSVLTYSRIGGFVKTLTFCQGSHYLAVASDNGSIQLLAVEANKPPKSPKVQSCQTRFLDLKDEGCVVDVHHFNSGAQTVLAYATVNGFLVGWDLRSNSNAWTLRHDLRLGLITSFAVDMHQCWLCVGTSNGTMACWDMRFQLPISSHSHPARARIRRLLMHPLYQSSVIAAVQGNNEVSMWDMETGDRKFTLWASSTPPLSEMQPSPHSVNGIYCSPADGNPLLLTAGSDMRIRFWDLAYPERSYIVAGGANDSLHCPSVFYNRKIIEGTEVVQEIHSKQKSGSTEDAPRRGPESLPVGHHDIITDIATFQTTQGFIVTSSRDGIVKVWK; this comes from the exons ATGGGGAATCAGCTAGCAGGAATCGCTCCATCACAAATACTCTCAGTGGACAGTTACTTCTCCGACATCCATGATTATGAGTATGACAAAAGCCTGGGCAGTACACGGTTCTTCAAAGTGGCCCGAGCCAAACATAGAGAGGGTTTGGTGGTGGTTAAGGTCTTTGCGATCCAGGACCCCTCCCTGCCCCTGACCAGCTACAAGCAGGAGCTGGAGGAGCTGAAAATCCGACTGCACTCTTGTCAAAACTGTCTTCCTTTTCAAAAAGCCACGCTCACTGAAAAAGCAGCCATTCTATTTCGCCAGTACGTACGTGATAACTTGTACGACCGCATCAGTACGCGTCCATTCCTCAACAACGTGGAGAAGAAGTGGATCGCCTTCCAGATCCTCAATGCTGTGGATCAGGCCCATAAATCCGGTGTGCGTCACGGCGACATTAAAACCGAGAACGTGATGGTGACAAGCTGGAACTGGGTGCTGCTTACGGACTTTGCTAGTTTTAAACCCACGTACTTGCCCGAGGACAACCCTGCAGATTTCAACTACTTCTTCGACACGTCCAGGAGGAGGACGTGCTACATCGCTCCGGAAAGATTTGTGGATGGCAGCATGTTTGCTACAGAAAGTGACCAGACAACTCCGCTCGTGGATCTCTCCAGCAATAGCCAGAGGACCAGAGGAGAGCTCAAGCAGCCCATGGACATCTTCTCAGCTG gaTGTGTGATCGCAGAGCTGTTCACAGAAGGCGTTCCACTCTTCGATCTCTCACAGTTGCTGGCTTACCGTAACGGACATTTCCAAACCGAACAAGTGCTGATGAAAATTGAGGATCGAAGTATAAGAGAGCTG GTGGTGCAAATGGTACAGCGAGAACCAGAAAAACGTCTGACGGCCGAAGAATACCTGAAACATCAGCGAGGCAAAGCTTTCCCAGAAATCTTTTACACCTTCCTCCAACCCTACATGGCCCAGTTTGCCAAGGAGGCCTTCCAGTCCGCTGACGAAAGGGTGCTGGTGATCCGTAAGAACCTGGAGAACATTCTGAACAACCTGTGCGGGCACGCTGGAAAATCCGAAAAGCAGGAGAAGGCATCTGAGGAGCTTAGTTCTTCCAAGGAGCAGGGTCTGGTGGTGCTGGTGTCGGTGATCACTTCCTGTCTCCAGACGCTGCGCTTTTGCGATTCCAAGCTGGCGGCACTGGAGCTGATACTGCATCTGGCAGGTCGGCTGAATGTGGCGATACTGCTGGACAGAATCACGCCGTACCTGCTGCACTTCTGCAACGACTCCATGCCCCGCGTCAGGGCTGAAGCCGTGCGCACGCTGACCAAGGTGCTCGCGCTGGTCAAGGAGGTTCCTCGGAACGACGTTAATATCTACCCGGAATACATCTTGCCTGGGATCGCACACTTGGCCCAAGATGAAGCCACGATTGTCAGACTTGCTTATGCAG AAAACATAGCTCACTTAGCTGAGACAGCTCTGCGTTTTCTGGAGCTGGTGCAAGAGAACAACTTGAGCTCCGAACAAGACTTAAATGGAGAAGACACAGAAGAAACTCTTCACCCTAATGAAAACTACGATTCAG AGTTGCAGGCACTACATGAGATGGTTCAGCAGAAGGTTGTGACTTTACTGAGCGATCCAGAGAACATCGTCAAACAGACGCTGATGGAGAACGGCATCACGCGCCTCTGCGTGTTCTTCGGCCGGCAGAAGGCCAACGACGTGCTCCTCTCCCACATGATCACCTTCCTCAACGACAAAAATGACTGGCACCTCCGTGGGGCTTTCTTCGACAGCATAGTGG GTGTAGCCGCATATGTGGGCTGGCAGAGTTCCTCCATCCTGAAGCCTCTTCTGCAGCAGGGCCTGAGTGATGTTGAGGAGTTTGTCATTTATAAAGCTCTCAACGCTCTTACTTGCATGTGTCAACTGGGATTGCTGCAGAAACCTCACATCTACGAGTTTGTCAGTGATATCG CTCCTTTCTCGTGTCACCCCAATCTGTGGATCCGCTATGGAGCTGTGGGTTTCATCACTGTGGTCGCTCAGCATCTAAACATCGCTGACGTCTACTGCAAACTCATGCCCCATCTCAGTCCCTTCATCACCCAGCCTATTATACAG ATTGATAAAGAGATCGTGCTGCTCAGCGTGCTGAAAGAGCCAGTGAGTCGTTCCATCTTCGACTACGCACTGCGTTCCAAAGACATCGGCAGCCTCTTCCGACACCTGCTGCTCCGGCAAAAAAAACGCAACGGCTCCATCCCAGAATGCCCCATTCCAGAGGACCCTGCGATCGCTCAGCTACTTAAGAAACTTCTCTCACAG GGAATGACAGAAGCTGAGGAGGACAAGCTGTTGGCTCTCAAAGATTTCATGCTCAAGTCCAACAAGGCCAAAGCCAACATCATAGACCAGAGTCACCTGAATGAGGGTGTTCACAGCGGCATTATTGATCTCGGAACGCTGGGCATCACCGGTCGACAGGTGGACCTTATCAAACCCAAGCAGGAGTCAGAAGACAAAAGAG CTCGCAAACATACGAAACAGGATTCTAACTTGAACGAAGAATGGAAGAGCATGTTTGGTTCTCTGGACCCGCCCAGCTCCACCCCGACTCCTCCGACG GTGCCCGAGAGCGGAGCCGTGCAGCCCAGAAAAGCCACAGCACTCCCCACTATTCAGGTGGTGCAGTCCGTAACCGGAACGTCGACGTATCAACGGCGCATCACCACATGCAAGGCAGAGCTGCAGCAGCTAGTGCAGCAAAAGAGAGAGCAATGCAACGCCGAGCGCATGGCCAAACAGATGATGGAAAGTGCAGAGTGGGAAAGCAGACCTCCGTTGCCAG GGTGGCATCCAAAAGGTCTACTAGTGGCCCATCTTCACGAGCACAAAGCCGCTGTGAACCGAATCAGAGTCTCAGACGAACACTCCATTTTTGCTACATGCTCAAATGATGGAACTGTTAAAATCTGGGACAGCCAGAAAATGGAGGGCAAGACGACCACCACAAG GTCTGTGCTGACTTATTCTCGGATTGGAGGCTTTGTGAAAACGTTGACCTTTTGCCAGGGGTCACATTACCTGGCTGTGGCATCAGACAATGGTTCCATCCAGCTTCTCGCAGTTGAGGCAAACAAGCCCCCCAAATCGCCCAAAGTCCAGTCCTGTCAGACCAG GTTTTTGGATCTGAAGGATGAGGGCTGTGTGGTGGACGTTCACCACTTTAACTCCGGGGCGCAGACGGTGCTGGCCTACGCCACCGTGAATGGTTTCTTGGTGGGTTGGGACCTCCGCAGCAACAGCAATGCCTGGACCCTCCGTCACGACCTGCGTCTGGGACTCATAACGTCCTTCGCTGTTGACATGCACCAGTGTTGGTTGTGTGTGG GCACAAGCAATGGCACTATGGCATGCTGGGATATGCGCTTTCAGCTACCGATTTCCAGCCACTCCCATCCAGCCCGAGCTCGAATCAGACGCCTGCTCATGCATCCACTCTATCAGTCTTCCGTCATCGCAG CTGTGCAAGGTAACAATGAGGTGTCCATGTGGGACATGGAGACAGGAGACAGGAAGTTTACGCTGTGGGCCAGCTCCACCCCACCGCTTTCAGAGATGCAG CCATCTCCTCACAGTGTGAATGGGATATACTGCAGTCCTGCAGATGGAAACCCTCTGTTACTGACAGCTGGATCTGACATGAGAATCAG GTTTTGGGATCTGGCCTACCCGGAGAGGTCGTACATTGTCGCCGGTGGTGCGAATGACTCTCTTCATTGTCCTTCTGTGTTTTACAACCGCAAGATCATCGAGGGGACAGAAGTAGTACAG GAAATTCACAGCAAGCAGAAGAGCGGATCCACCGAAGACGCACCTCGCCGCGGCCCTGAGTCCCTCCCCGTGGGCcatcatgacatcatcactgacATCGCTACTTTCCAGACCACCCAGGGCTTCATAGTCACGTCCTCTAGAGATGGTAttgtcaaagtctggaaatga